A region of Pyxidicoccus parkwaysis DNA encodes the following proteins:
- a CDS encoding DUF2169 family type VI secretion system accessory protein → MAQPRLENRTHFAAEALFLTDEHGQPVVTLAAKATYVLSGQGLSLAGEQAPLWLEGELWGEDSAQSSYRYEPECASFKPGTDVVLVGHAHPPDARTREFLVRFQVGPLRKEVRVVGDRTWYKSLGSLAMTPPRPVERIPLCYERAFGGWDRSHPDSARHTFEPRNPVGRGFRGPEGRFEEGVLLPNLEDPAHALTSFRQTPPPAGFGFLSPHWLPRARLAGTHDAAWERERKPLPPRDYDPRFMNAASPGLVATGYLRGNEAVVVENASPDGRLVFSLPGLPPPAFKVSLKGHSRKHGVLNLDTLIVDTDAARVYLHWRACVPLRSGPLDVFQMELRPGSSAPV, encoded by the coding sequence ATGGCCCAACCGAGACTCGAGAACCGGACGCACTTCGCCGCTGAGGCACTCTTCCTCACGGACGAGCATGGGCAACCGGTGGTGACGCTCGCGGCCAAGGCCACGTATGTCCTGAGCGGGCAGGGGCTCTCCCTGGCCGGGGAGCAGGCGCCCTTGTGGCTCGAGGGCGAGCTGTGGGGTGAAGACAGCGCCCAATCCAGCTACCGCTACGAGCCCGAGTGTGCGTCCTTCAAGCCCGGCACGGACGTGGTGCTGGTAGGGCATGCCCACCCACCCGATGCCCGGACGCGCGAGTTCCTCGTGCGCTTCCAGGTGGGGCCGCTGCGCAAGGAGGTGCGCGTGGTGGGAGACCGCACCTGGTACAAGAGCCTGGGTTCGCTCGCGATGACGCCACCCCGCCCTGTCGAGCGGATTCCGCTGTGCTACGAGCGGGCCTTTGGCGGCTGGGACCGCAGCCACCCCGACTCCGCACGGCACACGTTCGAGCCGCGCAATCCCGTGGGCCGGGGCTTCCGAGGGCCCGAGGGGCGCTTCGAGGAGGGAGTTCTTCTCCCCAACCTGGAGGACCCCGCCCACGCGCTCACCTCATTCCGACAGACACCGCCACCCGCCGGCTTCGGCTTCCTCTCTCCCCATTGGCTTCCCCGTGCACGACTCGCCGGAACCCATGACGCGGCCTGGGAGCGCGAACGCAAACCCCTGCCTCCAAGGGACTACGACCCACGCTTCATGAACGCGGCCTCGCCGGGCCTGGTGGCCACGGGCTACCTGCGCGGGAACGAGGCCGTCGTGGTGGAGAACGCCTCCCCAGACGGTCGACTCGTCTTCTCCCTGCCCGGGCTGCCACCCCCAGCTTTCAAGGTGTCGTTGAAGGGACATTCCCGGAAGCACGGCGTGCTCAACCTGGACACCCTCATCGTCGATACGGACGCCGCCCGGGTGTACCTGCACTGGCGCGCATGTGTGCCGTTGCGCAGCGGCCCGCTGGATGTCTTTCAAATGGAATTGAGGCCGGGAAGCAGCGCTCCCGTCTGA
- a CDS encoding DUF4150 domain-containing protein, with amino-acid sequence MGTTVGVNKLSVVHKETNGVTIAMPDVCKTPSPGGPIPIPYPNIARSSDTAKGTKDVSVDGNPVCVKDSHFSTSTGDEAGTAGGGVASGKTKGKAEFVNFSFDVKFEGKNVARALDLMLHNDKNTPPAPLMQPPVITLANDARVESIVCTVCKKKMEE; translated from the coding sequence ATGGGTACCACGGTGGGAGTGAACAAGCTCTCGGTCGTGCACAAAGAGACGAACGGAGTCACCATCGCCATGCCCGACGTCTGCAAGACGCCGAGCCCGGGTGGCCCCATTCCCATTCCCTATCCCAACATCGCCCGTTCCTCGGACACGGCGAAGGGAACGAAGGATGTCTCCGTCGACGGCAACCCCGTCTGCGTCAAGGACTCCCACTTCAGCACCAGCACGGGAGACGAGGCAGGCACCGCGGGCGGCGGCGTGGCCTCGGGCAAGACGAAGGGCAAGGCGGAGTTCGTCAACTTCTCCTTCGACGTGAAGTTCGAAGGAAAAAACGTCGCGCGTGCCCTGGACCTGATGCTCCACAACGACAAGAACACCCCGCCCGCTCCACTGATGCAGCCTCCAGTCATCACCCTGGCCAACGACGCCAGGGTGGAATCCATCGTGTGCACGGTGTGCAAGAAGAAGATGGAGGAGTAG
- a CDS encoding TIGR02270 family protein: MRWDILERHLSEAAFLWTQWERVLHAPHYTLEDVAELEERLRAHLDGLVLGGPPVADRLLWPAMEEAEPGLAQAAALCLLHEELDPHLDCVEHWLPTEQVSLPEPLRRILEVVERPGLPERLHLGLDARPLPIRAELARLLGLRRVRLGEFLEGLLTSSDEDARVAALQAIESAPDPAFASGVQRSLNTASTKVRDAAITTGLVLGLHAAWDQCLRQVRSHAPEGARCRLLLALCGSADSTLLLREALEKPELRRDTLWAVGFSGRPALAEACLPLLRSEACAALAGEAFCAITGLVLEGRFRAGPPPEPEEPLPLEEDLATSVELTAESELPLPAADAVEAWWASARKNFDFQARYLRGQRLTPTSLLDALEHGPMRRRPVQSLELAIRSQGELSVQVSGFTRMQRRQLQAARQCRLTASKLFAAMG; encoded by the coding sequence GTGCGTTGGGACATCCTGGAGCGACACCTCTCCGAGGCCGCCTTCCTCTGGACACAGTGGGAGCGTGTTCTGCATGCGCCGCACTACACGCTGGAGGATGTGGCTGAGCTCGAGGAGCGCCTGCGAGCCCACCTGGATGGGCTGGTCCTGGGTGGGCCCCCGGTGGCGGACCGGCTTCTCTGGCCCGCCATGGAGGAAGCCGAGCCCGGCCTCGCGCAGGCGGCCGCGCTCTGCCTGCTTCATGAGGAGTTGGACCCCCACCTCGACTGCGTGGAGCACTGGCTTCCGACGGAACAGGTGTCGCTTCCCGAACCGCTGAGGAGGATTCTTGAGGTCGTTGAACGGCCGGGCCTTCCGGAGCGACTGCACCTGGGACTGGATGCGCGCCCGCTCCCCATCCGGGCGGAGCTGGCCCGTCTCCTCGGGCTCAGGCGCGTGCGGCTGGGGGAGTTCCTGGAAGGGCTGCTCACGAGCAGTGATGAGGACGCCCGGGTCGCCGCGCTTCAGGCCATCGAATCGGCACCGGACCCCGCCTTCGCGTCCGGGGTCCAGCGGTCGCTGAACACAGCCTCGACGAAGGTCCGCGATGCCGCCATCACCACGGGACTCGTCCTCGGGCTTCACGCCGCCTGGGACCAGTGCCTGCGCCAGGTCCGCTCGCACGCGCCAGAGGGAGCACGGTGCCGCCTGCTCCTCGCTCTCTGCGGAAGTGCGGACTCCACCCTCCTCCTCCGGGAGGCACTGGAGAAACCGGAGCTGCGCAGAGACACTTTATGGGCCGTGGGATTCTCTGGCAGGCCGGCCCTCGCCGAGGCCTGTCTACCCCTGCTCAGGAGCGAAGCGTGCGCGGCACTCGCGGGTGAGGCCTTCTGCGCCATCACCGGACTGGTGCTCGAAGGCCGATTCCGTGCTGGGCCCCCTCCGGAGCCCGAGGAGCCACTTCCTCTCGAAGAAGACCTGGCCACGAGCGTCGAGTTGACGGCCGAGAGCGAGCTCCCACTTCCCGCCGCGGATGCGGTGGAGGCATGGTGGGCCAGCGCCAGGAAGAACTTCGATTTCCAGGCGCGCTACCTGCGAGGCCAACGCCTCACCCCCACGAGCCTGTTGGATGCGCTGGAGCACGGCCCCATGCGCCGACGTCCCGTCCAGTCCCTGGAGCTGGCCATTCGCAGTCAGGGCGAGCTGAGCGTCCAGGTGTCGGGCTTCACCCGAATGCAACGCCGGCAGCTACAGGCAGCCCGTCAATGCCGGCTCACGGCCTCGAAGCTCTTCGCCGCCATGGGTTGA